From Arthrobacter sp. FW306-2-2C-D06B, a single genomic window includes:
- a CDS encoding glycosyltransferase family 2 protein — MTIDVMLPYYGDVAMMKAAVDSILAQDDRDFRLTIVDDGYPDDSLPAYFNSLTETDDRVRYLRNEQNLGANGNYRKCLGLLEHDYTVIMGADDIMLPNYIATIRKAFQNPEVDIVQPGVEVIDEDGVVYEPLGDKVKAFLRRRAVGEAADAVIAGEAIAKSLITGDWLYFPSVAWRSSAITKHSFRQQYDVVQDLALAMDIIMDGGKMMVSDTVCFQYRRHRESDSSVRALDGRRFAEERAFFDECVRDFRKLGWTSAANAAQAHFSSRLHALTLAPKVIQKRMWPGLKKLLAHAVTP, encoded by the coding sequence ATGACCATTGATGTAATGCTGCCGTACTACGGTGACGTGGCGATGATGAAGGCAGCCGTTGATTCAATCCTGGCCCAGGACGATCGCGATTTCCGCTTGACCATTGTCGACGACGGTTACCCGGACGATTCCCTGCCGGCCTATTTCAATTCTTTGACGGAAACCGATGATCGCGTCCGGTACCTGCGCAACGAGCAGAATCTCGGTGCCAACGGCAACTACCGTAAGTGCTTGGGATTGCTGGAACACGACTACACCGTGATCATGGGCGCTGACGACATCATGCTGCCGAACTACATCGCCACCATCCGCAAAGCGTTCCAGAACCCGGAGGTGGATATTGTCCAGCCCGGCGTCGAGGTGATTGACGAGGACGGCGTCGTCTACGAGCCACTTGGCGACAAGGTCAAGGCCTTCCTGCGCCGTCGTGCAGTAGGAGAAGCGGCTGACGCCGTCATCGCGGGCGAAGCGATCGCCAAGAGCCTGATCACCGGCGACTGGCTCTACTTCCCCTCGGTTGCCTGGCGTTCTTCTGCGATCACGAAGCACAGCTTCCGCCAGCAGTACGACGTCGTCCAGGATCTTGCCCTGGCAATGGACATCATCATGGATGGTGGCAAAATGATGGTTTCAGATACGGTCTGCTTCCAGTACCGCCGCCACCGCGAGTCGGATTCCTCGGTACGTGCACTGGACGGCCGCCGTTTTGCGGAGGAGCGGGCGTTCTTTGACGAATGTGTCCGTGACTTCCGGAAGTTGGGCTGGACAAGTGCTGCCAATGCCGCCCAAGCCCATTTCTCCTCGCGACTGCATGCCCTGACGCTGGCCCCCAAAGTTATCCAAAAGCGTATGTGGCCCGGACTGAAGAAACTGCTTGCCCACGCAGTCACACCTTAG
- a CDS encoding ABC transporter substrate-binding protein — protein MTDSNPGRKNLTGRRSFLAALAGLPLVPLGLAGCGGKAAGSGPSTAAEPQAFPVTITHAFGDTTIAREPTRIATLGLGSNDACLALGVVPTAMPLSQAKPNGSTPWFDLALLDFGVAVPLLLDEAKGLPVDDLSGMGPDLILACNSGLTREDYDVLAKIAPVVAYPKVPMATDWRTVLAMVGKALGRTAKAEEVRKATEASISEQLPSYPDLKNSSFVVANVHSALGSSFEVFGPESNPVRILEEFGIVPAKSMGVIQASGRAVHPGGSGPETYEWPASRASELSADIAIFVVEHNERAGVLGSGVLNQVPAHKAKNSVLADLNDNGLALNAASPLSVKWLARNMVAQLAQAAYGAKHSS, from the coding sequence ATGACTGACAGCAACCCGGGCCGGAAGAACCTGACGGGAAGGCGCTCGTTCTTGGCGGCACTTGCAGGTCTTCCGCTGGTCCCGTTGGGCCTGGCCGGTTGCGGTGGGAAGGCCGCGGGGAGCGGACCGTCGACGGCAGCTGAACCTCAAGCGTTTCCGGTGACGATTACCCACGCGTTCGGCGACACGACAATCGCGAGGGAACCAACCAGGATCGCGACATTGGGACTTGGCTCCAACGATGCATGCCTGGCGCTCGGCGTAGTGCCAACAGCTATGCCGCTATCGCAGGCCAAGCCGAATGGATCAACGCCTTGGTTTGACCTTGCGCTCCTTGATTTCGGTGTTGCCGTCCCCTTGCTCCTCGATGAAGCCAAGGGGCTCCCTGTCGATGATCTGAGCGGGATGGGTCCGGACCTGATCCTGGCTTGCAACTCGGGACTCACCCGCGAGGACTATGACGTCTTGGCCAAAATTGCGCCCGTTGTGGCCTACCCGAAGGTTCCGATGGCCACCGACTGGCGCACCGTTTTGGCCATGGTCGGCAAAGCCCTCGGCAGGACGGCGAAAGCCGAAGAGGTCCGGAAGGCAACCGAAGCCAGCATCTCGGAACAACTGCCGAGCTATCCAGACCTGAAGAACTCGAGTTTTGTGGTCGCGAATGTCCACTCTGCGCTTGGCTCAAGCTTCGAAGTGTTCGGCCCGGAGTCCAACCCGGTACGGATTTTGGAGGAGTTCGGTATTGTGCCCGCGAAGTCCATGGGAGTTATCCAGGCGTCTGGCAGGGCAGTTCACCCTGGCGGCTCCGGGCCTGAAACCTATGAATGGCCTGCTAGCCGGGCTTCTGAACTGAGCGCTGACATCGCAATTTTTGTGGTGGAGCACAACGAGCGCGCCGGAGTATTGGGGAGCGGTGTCCTGAATCAAGTGCCCGCGCACAAGGCCAAGAATTCTGTTCTCGCCGACCTTAACGACAACGGGCTGGCGCTCAATGCCGCGTCTCCGCTTTCGGTCAAATGGCTGGCTCGCAACATGGTCGCCCAGCTTGCCCAAGCCGCTTACGGCGCCAAGCACAGCAGCTAG
- a CDS encoding GtrA family protein, translated as MTTAAIKHSAAKFIIVGLANNAAGYAIFVVLSLMGVGALPAMTLSYVVGMGISFTANRRWTFSHNGNIGPALLRFFCVNAVGYSLNFFLLWIFVGVLSWPQIPVQLGAISLVAIATFVLMRLWVFRATKERERD; from the coding sequence ATGACCACAGCCGCGATCAAGCACTCGGCGGCGAAGTTCATCATTGTTGGACTAGCAAACAATGCGGCAGGCTACGCAATATTCGTTGTCTTGTCACTCATGGGCGTCGGTGCGCTTCCCGCCATGACCTTGTCCTATGTCGTCGGGATGGGAATCAGTTTCACAGCCAACCGCAGGTGGACGTTTTCCCACAACGGGAACATCGGCCCGGCGCTGCTCCGCTTCTTCTGCGTCAACGCCGTCGGCTACAGTTTGAATTTCTTTCTCCTGTGGATTTTCGTCGGAGTCCTGTCATGGCCGCAAATCCCCGTCCAGTTGGGTGCGATCTCTCTAGTGGCAATCGCTACCTTCGTCCTGATGCGTCTATGGGTCTTCAGGGCCACGAAGGAACGCGAACGTGACTGA
- a CDS encoding acyltransferase family protein yields MTQQVATGAPPLRRTLPANGVRKDIQALRAIAVGLVVINHFWPLRLPGGYVGVDVFFVISGYLISKHLLGELERSGRVKLSAFYARRVKRLLPAATLVGVLSLAAAWLWLPFSRWEAIAQETMASVLYVENWLLAAKSVDYSAHNDAASTVQHYWSLSVEEQFYLVWPLLLMVVFMLATRFRLRHRRMLVLAMAVLGAAAFAFCVWITFTNKSQAYFVTPARVWEFAAGALVAIAGTAWFERLGPLTRWATSGGAQWLGYGMIAYSAVNYNEQTYFPGVAALLPVAGTLLVIASGPRGPVWSPNTALAMRPVQFVGDVSYSLYLWHWPLVVLAPALLGRVPSSLDKVCLIAAALGLSFLSKKFVEDPGRTKLLKGARPRTTFIAMALAMAIVCALGASMLVAMGQAQNAEALKGQSLSSQPCYGARSMNPANNCQDAFRAPDLANVGKDEAPWFDTPECTAAPDPIEVRDLKLLTDCDFTGGAKATATVWLVGDSHAEQWKTSIYELARQNKWNLRVSLLGGCPFMGAKRIAFLGAPTLDPGIQQKCVEWGAKLTARITVEKPDMVFVSSFGAGETIDDGSGRSQGSQYFDLASKALASWSGVGTKVFVLRDTPLTLSHSTPDCVALNASNPMACANARTDALPPDPIADTVVKMDDPRVKLLDFSDQFCDQSKCYAVIGGLHVYFDRDHAARSYIHSMLPVMIARFNAARSQMPG; encoded by the coding sequence GTGACTCAGCAAGTCGCAACAGGGGCGCCCCCCCTGCGTCGGACGCTGCCTGCGAACGGTGTGCGCAAGGACATCCAGGCTCTTCGCGCCATCGCCGTGGGCTTAGTGGTAATCAACCACTTCTGGCCGCTCCGGCTTCCTGGAGGCTATGTTGGCGTCGACGTCTTTTTTGTCATCTCCGGGTACTTGATTTCAAAGCATTTGCTGGGCGAGCTGGAACGATCCGGCCGCGTCAAGCTGAGCGCTTTTTATGCTCGCCGTGTCAAGCGGTTGCTGCCTGCCGCGACACTGGTGGGCGTGCTTTCGCTCGCGGCCGCCTGGTTGTGGCTTCCGTTTTCGCGTTGGGAGGCCATAGCGCAGGAGACCATGGCGTCTGTCCTCTACGTGGAGAATTGGCTCCTTGCCGCAAAATCGGTTGACTATTCTGCCCACAATGACGCCGCTTCCACGGTTCAGCACTATTGGTCATTGTCCGTTGAGGAGCAGTTTTACCTCGTGTGGCCGTTGCTGTTGATGGTGGTGTTCATGCTGGCGACCAGGTTCAGACTCCGCCACCGACGGATGCTTGTCCTGGCGATGGCAGTTCTGGGGGCTGCCGCGTTTGCCTTCTGCGTGTGGATTACCTTCACGAATAAGAGCCAAGCGTACTTTGTCACCCCTGCCCGAGTCTGGGAATTTGCGGCGGGCGCACTGGTTGCCATTGCCGGAACGGCATGGTTTGAACGTCTCGGCCCGCTCACCCGCTGGGCAACATCCGGCGGTGCGCAATGGCTGGGCTATGGGATGATCGCATATTCTGCGGTCAACTACAACGAGCAGACCTATTTCCCTGGCGTGGCGGCGCTTCTGCCTGTGGCCGGCACTCTCCTCGTGATCGCTTCGGGACCGCGAGGTCCCGTGTGGTCGCCGAACACGGCACTCGCAATGAGGCCGGTGCAGTTCGTCGGAGATGTCTCCTACTCGCTTTACCTGTGGCACTGGCCGCTGGTAGTTCTCGCTCCTGCGCTCCTCGGTCGCGTCCCAAGCTCGCTGGATAAGGTATGCCTGATCGCTGCGGCACTCGGGCTGTCTTTCCTCTCCAAGAAATTCGTCGAAGATCCAGGCCGCACCAAACTCCTGAAGGGGGCACGTCCACGTACCACCTTCATCGCCATGGCGTTGGCCATGGCGATCGTTTGTGCCCTCGGAGCCAGCATGCTGGTTGCGATGGGTCAGGCGCAAAACGCCGAGGCACTCAAAGGCCAGTCACTCTCTTCGCAGCCTTGCTACGGTGCGCGAAGCATGAATCCGGCCAACAATTGCCAAGACGCGTTCAGGGCCCCGGACCTCGCCAACGTTGGCAAGGACGAAGCCCCGTGGTTCGACACACCGGAATGCACCGCTGCCCCGGACCCCATCGAAGTCCGTGACCTGAAGCTATTGACGGACTGCGACTTCACGGGCGGGGCGAAGGCCACGGCCACGGTGTGGCTGGTGGGCGACTCCCACGCGGAACAGTGGAAGACGTCAATCTATGAACTTGCCCGACAGAACAAATGGAATCTCCGGGTGAGCCTCCTGGGCGGGTGCCCTTTTATGGGTGCCAAGCGCATTGCATTCCTGGGAGCACCGACCTTGGATCCAGGAATCCAACAGAAGTGTGTTGAGTGGGGTGCCAAACTGACCGCTCGGATTACTGTCGAAAAGCCTGACATGGTCTTCGTGTCGTCCTTCGGGGCAGGGGAGACGATCGACGATGGCTCGGGGCGTTCCCAAGGTAGTCAGTACTTCGACCTGGCGAGCAAGGCGCTTGCCAGCTGGTCGGGCGTGGGCACCAAAGTTTTCGTGCTGAGGGACACGCCTCTGACGTTGTCGCACAGCACGCCCGATTGCGTTGCCCTCAATGCTTCCAATCCAATGGCATGTGCCAACGCCCGAACTGATGCTCTCCCGCCGGATCCCATTGCGGACACAGTGGTCAAGATGGACGACCCCCGCGTTAAGTTGCTCGACTTTTCCGACCAGTTCTGCGACCAGAGCAAATGCTATGCGGTCATCGGCGGTCTGCACGTCTATTTTGACCGGGATCACGCAGCCCGCAGTTACATACATTCGATGCTTCCTGTGATGATCGCCCGGTTCAACGCGGCGAGATCGCAGATGCCGGGCTAA
- a CDS encoding DUF2304 domain-containing protein yields MSVASTLVFAIVMVLAVLQMLRRGKLREKYTVLWLVVGGLTIVLGIFPQLLDWSASLVGVRVPSNLLFALAIVLLVGVGLHVSRELTILEDETRILAEEVSILRSGLESLQSKQRAAEAETTTIVDDQASRPTNKGRN; encoded by the coding sequence ATGAGCGTTGCCTCAACACTGGTGTTTGCCATTGTCATGGTGCTCGCCGTCCTACAGATGCTTCGACGCGGGAAACTACGTGAAAAATACACGGTGCTCTGGCTCGTTGTGGGGGGCTTGACCATTGTTCTGGGAATCTTCCCGCAGTTGCTCGACTGGTCGGCGTCGCTTGTAGGTGTCCGAGTACCGTCCAACTTGCTCTTCGCTCTTGCAATCGTCCTCCTCGTGGGAGTGGGACTGCACGTTTCGCGTGAGCTGACCATTCTGGAAGACGAAACCCGGATCTTGGCCGAGGAAGTATCCATCCTCCGCTCGGGCCTGGAGAGCCTCCAGTCGAAGCAAAGAGCAGCCGAAGCTGAAACAACGACAATCGTTGACGATCAGGCCTCGCGGCCTACCAACAAGGGAAGAAATTAA
- a CDS encoding lipopolysaccharide biosynthesis protein, translating to MPTQSHLRGHGVNDDGGTPSPIAGARSALLYLVGSLLQGLGLLLIQPFAIRVLDGTQWGLVSTAVVTIQVVVVLLSAGLPLAITQRWFATNNGRARSLAMYGFLALGCMIIGLVAATVIACLPIGGAGAVPWTMVLALVSIGLLGTVLGCQAVLRAQDRPAVFVLLSIGSSVVANLVGLAAVTVVGPTATNYLLAYTLAVFATALFAFVVVRPKAPWSVNGVVRESGRIALPLLPHTGALMLLTQGPVLLLAATSGVTTAGQYGAVLIFSTGPLTVLNALNNSWSTRIMSAGEGELRSRLRNVLLEAAVSAVAVGMLASAAATLGSIVLSRDPEMLAPVAQILPLMSLGYAAFLISSNVVYVFHRTAMMAYVTPAALLLAAAAAVVPASKGDLRMVACIHAVSFIVLGLFYWLAIRKVTRGSWPLRIFALALVAHVVLLGLLLLLPATLPAGFIEVGIAMAVVVGCAVLWLKRRSPLIAETAGNATGN from the coding sequence TTGCCCACGCAGTCACACCTTAGAGGGCATGGAGTGAACGACGACGGCGGAACCCCTTCCCCGATTGCCGGAGCCCGTTCGGCGTTGCTCTACCTTGTGGGATCCCTCCTCCAAGGACTTGGACTCCTCCTCATCCAGCCGTTTGCGATCCGGGTGCTGGACGGGACCCAGTGGGGCTTGGTGTCTACGGCCGTCGTCACGATTCAAGTAGTGGTGGTCCTGCTTTCCGCGGGGCTGCCACTGGCTATCACCCAGCGGTGGTTTGCTACGAATAATGGCCGGGCACGATCCTTGGCGATGTACGGCTTCTTGGCGCTAGGCTGCATGATCATTGGTTTGGTGGCAGCCACGGTCATTGCATGCCTTCCCATAGGTGGGGCCGGGGCGGTGCCCTGGACGATGGTCCTCGCATTGGTCTCCATCGGACTTCTGGGGACCGTGCTCGGATGCCAGGCTGTGCTTCGCGCACAGGACCGCCCGGCGGTGTTTGTGTTGCTCAGTATCGGTTCGTCCGTTGTAGCGAACCTTGTGGGCCTGGCCGCCGTGACAGTGGTAGGCCCGACGGCCACTAATTACCTGTTGGCGTACACACTTGCTGTCTTCGCGACGGCCTTGTTCGCTTTCGTCGTCGTCCGTCCGAAGGCTCCGTGGTCCGTAAACGGTGTGGTGAGGGAATCCGGAAGGATCGCCCTGCCGCTGTTACCGCATACCGGGGCCCTGATGCTGTTGACCCAAGGGCCGGTTCTGCTTTTGGCAGCGACCTCAGGAGTGACGACGGCGGGCCAGTACGGCGCCGTGTTGATTTTCTCTACCGGTCCCTTAACGGTGCTCAACGCTCTGAACAATTCATGGTCGACCCGCATCATGTCTGCGGGAGAAGGCGAACTTCGATCCAGACTGCGCAACGTCCTCTTAGAGGCAGCGGTCAGTGCGGTCGCCGTCGGTATGCTCGCCTCGGCTGCCGCAACCCTCGGAAGTATCGTGCTGAGCCGCGACCCCGAGATGCTCGCCCCTGTCGCTCAGATATTGCCCCTGATGTCTTTGGGCTATGCCGCCTTCCTTATTTCCAGCAACGTCGTGTATGTCTTTCATCGGACGGCGATGATGGCCTACGTCACACCTGCGGCTTTGTTGTTGGCGGCAGCGGCTGCTGTAGTCCCAGCGAGCAAAGGCGATCTGAGGATGGTCGCGTGCATCCACGCAGTGAGCTTCATAGTGCTGGGTCTGTTTTACTGGCTGGCCATTCGTAAAGTCACGCGCGGTTCGTGGCCTTTGAGAATCTTCGCTTTGGCCCTTGTTGCCCACGTGGTCCTGCTGGGACTGCTGTTGCTGCTTCCCGCTACCCTTCCCGCTGGATTCATCGAGGTCGGGATCGCGATGGCTGTTGTCGTGGGTTGCGCAGTTTTATGGCTAAAGCGCCGTTCGCCCTTGATCGCAGAAACAGCCGGCAACGCTACAGGAAACTAA
- a CDS encoding DUF6541 family protein: protein MTWLQTGPTFALTLLVFFAPGLAILTAAGVRRLNLVALAAPVSFTVASVLALVLGKAGIPFNPLSYFAASAALSLLAYALRYVLRRRAGLATSGADFGVLGANSLPAASSKQRWTRPLILVSAVGFPALIVTYRYLKGFGVPDNLSQTFDNVYHLNAVRFIADHQMGSSLTLGNLTDASAGFYPAAMHDLMALVFMMGSPSVMQAINIGTVVIGALVWPLSCIFLVTRIIGNRPAAVLLAGVLSAGFSAFPYLMVAFGVLYPNHAAIALLPAALGLVIELLGLSRVKPTSFWPPLLALAAVGPGLALAHPSAVVALIGFASPLVLARLIRSWQGFRKGLETGRNALLWLGFTVVYLIVGATVWTLVRPSLASAPWTPFQSNARALGEVLASAPMGTTAAWVLLICTIIGIYVIARRLNQFWWVLGMYAIGGTLYIIVSAWGLGDFRTFWTGVWYNDSFRLAALLPTVTLPVAVMGAEWLIFRLRAFCDYLVATGHQNPSELPGFLRPVASRLPAFTGIAASVIVIFMLGIAAQGGTLSNVQQRLDTIFVTNDNSYLLTADEMAMLKAVPDIVPPSDVVVANPRTGGSLVYAVSNRNTVAPHIFGDRTPAEQYLLDHWDEAAYNTKVCPLIHDLKAYWALDFGDFEVVPGDAPFTGLSTLADGSAPGMKLVKTIGKVHLYKVNACT, encoded by the coding sequence ATGACCTGGTTGCAAACAGGCCCCACGTTCGCATTGACGCTCTTGGTCTTCTTTGCCCCAGGTTTGGCTATATTGACTGCTGCAGGTGTCCGCCGCCTGAACCTCGTCGCGCTTGCGGCTCCCGTTTCGTTCACGGTTGCATCCGTCCTTGCCCTCGTTCTTGGCAAGGCAGGAATCCCCTTCAACCCGCTATCGTACTTCGCGGCCAGCGCCGCCCTGTCGCTGCTCGCCTACGCTCTGAGGTATGTCCTGCGACGTCGCGCAGGCCTGGCCACGTCAGGGGCCGATTTCGGCGTTCTCGGGGCGAACAGCCTCCCTGCAGCGTCATCCAAACAGCGCTGGACCAGGCCGTTGATACTCGTATCCGCTGTCGGGTTCCCTGCTTTGATCGTGACGTACCGCTATTTGAAGGGTTTTGGAGTTCCCGACAACTTGTCCCAGACCTTTGACAACGTCTATCACCTCAACGCGGTCAGATTCATCGCTGACCACCAAATGGGCTCCTCACTGACCCTTGGAAACCTCACCGACGCGTCTGCAGGCTTTTACCCGGCAGCCATGCACGATCTCATGGCACTCGTATTCATGATGGGCTCGCCTTCGGTGATGCAGGCGATCAACATTGGCACTGTCGTGATCGGAGCCTTGGTCTGGCCGTTATCCTGCATCTTCCTCGTCACCCGGATCATTGGCAACCGGCCCGCGGCGGTGCTGCTCGCAGGCGTCCTGTCTGCCGGCTTCAGCGCCTTCCCGTACCTTATGGTTGCTTTCGGGGTCCTCTATCCGAACCACGCAGCCATCGCGCTGCTCCCCGCCGCCCTCGGCCTCGTCATCGAGCTCCTCGGTCTGTCGCGCGTCAAGCCGACATCGTTCTGGCCGCCGCTGTTGGCATTGGCCGCAGTCGGACCGGGACTCGCATTGGCCCACCCAAGCGCCGTCGTCGCCTTGATCGGCTTCGCCAGCCCTTTGGTGCTGGCCCGTCTCATCCGGAGCTGGCAAGGATTTCGAAAGGGACTCGAAACCGGGCGGAATGCGCTGCTCTGGCTTGGCTTTACCGTGGTTTATCTCATCGTTGGCGCCACGGTTTGGACTTTGGTCCGGCCCAGCCTTGCATCTGCCCCTTGGACCCCTTTCCAGTCGAATGCCCGGGCCTTGGGAGAGGTTCTGGCGAGTGCGCCTATGGGGACCACTGCGGCCTGGGTTCTGCTTATCTGCACCATCATCGGCATATACGTCATCGCAAGACGACTCAACCAGTTCTGGTGGGTTCTTGGCATGTACGCCATCGGCGGCACCCTATACATAATCGTCTCGGCCTGGGGCCTGGGCGACTTCAGGACATTCTGGACCGGCGTCTGGTACAACGACAGTTTCCGCCTTGCAGCGCTATTGCCGACTGTGACTTTGCCTGTCGCTGTTATGGGTGCAGAATGGCTGATCTTCCGGCTACGGGCATTCTGTGACTATTTGGTCGCCACCGGGCACCAGAATCCATCAGAACTACCCGGGTTCCTCCGTCCGGTCGCTTCCAGGCTTCCTGCCTTCACCGGGATCGCTGCCTCCGTCATCGTGATCTTCATGCTGGGCATCGCCGCGCAGGGCGGCACGTTGTCCAACGTCCAGCAGAGACTGGATACCATCTTCGTCACCAACGACAACTCTTATCTCCTGACAGCCGACGAAATGGCGATGCTCAAGGCCGTCCCGGACATCGTCCCCCCGAGTGATGTCGTCGTCGCGAATCCTCGGACAGGTGGATCCCTCGTCTATGCCGTCTCGAACCGCAACACCGTCGCTCCACATATTTTCGGGGACCGGACCCCTGCCGAACAGTATCTGCTGGACCACTGGGACGAGGCAGCCTATAACACCAAAGTCTGTCCCCTCATCCACGATCTGAAGGCTTACTGGGCCCTTGATTTCGGTGACTTCGAAGTTGTTCCCGGAGATGCTCCCTTTACAGGCCTGAGCACACTTGCGGACGGCAGTGCGCCGGGAATGAAGTTGGTAAAAACCATCGGCAAAGTTCATCTCTACAAGGTGAATGCATGCACCTAG
- a CDS encoding glycosyltransferase family 2 protein has translation MHLEPVGNELKSNHVRTSTMRGSSISFIFPIFNESGNIPLLYERVCEVANNLPYAVELLFVNDGSKDDSLKLLKALRHDDERIMIIDFARNYGHQIAVTAGLDAATGDAVIVMDSDLQDPPAVALELISQWEAGHDVVYAQRRTRKDSPFKKATASAFYKVLRRVSEIDIPPNTGDFRLLDRRVVDEVNKFREHDRFIRGMVAYVGFSQVAVEFDRDERFSGTTGYPLRKMLKLAADGILGFSTFPLTIIARVGFGAAALSVVGVLYALFMKLFVPTAVIEGWTFIVISVLFMGGLQLIMLGILGGYIGRIYTQVQNRPLYGVRKIYTRTSQRDRAE, from the coding sequence ATGCACCTAGAACCGGTCGGCAACGAACTCAAATCCAACCATGTGAGGACATCCACGATGCGCGGGAGCAGTATTTCGTTCATCTTTCCGATCTTCAACGAATCCGGGAACATTCCCCTGCTTTACGAGCGGGTGTGCGAGGTAGCCAACAACCTGCCGTACGCCGTGGAGCTGCTCTTTGTCAACGATGGAAGCAAGGACGACTCCCTCAAACTGCTCAAAGCACTCCGCCACGATGACGAACGAATCATGATCATCGATTTCGCACGCAACTACGGTCACCAGATCGCCGTAACCGCCGGGCTCGATGCAGCCACGGGCGACGCAGTCATCGTGATGGACAGTGATTTGCAGGACCCTCCGGCGGTTGCCCTTGAACTCATCAGCCAGTGGGAAGCGGGCCACGATGTTGTCTATGCGCAACGACGCACCCGTAAAGACTCCCCCTTCAAAAAAGCTACGGCGTCAGCTTTCTACAAGGTCCTCCGCCGCGTGTCGGAGATTGATATTCCCCCGAACACCGGTGATTTCCGTCTGCTAGACCGGCGCGTCGTGGATGAAGTGAACAAATTCCGCGAGCACGACCGGTTTATCCGTGGCATGGTTGCCTACGTTGGTTTCAGTCAAGTAGCCGTCGAGTTCGACCGGGACGAACGCTTTTCCGGTACAACCGGCTACCCGCTGCGCAAGATGTTGAAACTGGCGGCAGACGGGATCCTTGGATTCTCCACGTTTCCACTAACAATCATTGCCCGCGTCGGCTTCGGCGCCGCGGCGCTCAGCGTCGTCGGCGTGCTCTACGCGCTGTTCATGAAACTCTTTGTCCCGACGGCAGTCATCGAGGGTTGGACCTTCATTGTCATCTCAGTCCTCTTCATGGGCGGACTGCAACTGATCATGCTGGGCATCCTCGGTGGCTACATCGGCCGAATCTACACCCAGGTGCAGAACCGCCCGCTGTATGGCGTACGGAAGATCTACACGCGAACGAGCCAGAGGGATCGCGCAGAGTGA
- a CDS encoding glycosyltransferase family 2 protein — protein MGKSTTSEVLIIMPAWNEEEAIGNTIREVRRVVSHDVLVVDDGSKDETAKVAHEAGAIVLRLPFNLGVGGAMRTGFKYAIRHGYKAVIQVDSDGQHDPLDIDRVLAGLETADISIGARFAGRGNYDAKGPRRWAMSVLAKVISWVAHTELTDVTSGFRAANQRALHQYIDHFPAEYLGDTIDSLVVAVKSGCRVTQVPVEMKVRQAGTPSTSPLKSTVYLARSGLVLCFALARRRTPSVNRIHTPELGAIAGESGTES, from the coding sequence ATGGGCAAATCTACGACTTCAGAGGTCCTCATTATCATGCCTGCATGGAACGAGGAGGAAGCCATTGGGAACACCATCAGGGAAGTCCGACGCGTTGTTTCCCACGATGTCCTCGTGGTTGACGATGGGTCTAAGGATGAAACCGCGAAGGTAGCCCACGAGGCCGGGGCAATCGTGCTTCGGCTCCCCTTCAATCTTGGCGTCGGTGGTGCCATGCGTACAGGGTTCAAGTACGCGATCCGGCATGGCTACAAAGCAGTCATCCAAGTTGACTCGGATGGCCAGCACGATCCGTTGGACATTGATCGGGTCCTGGCTGGTTTGGAAACCGCGGACATCTCGATTGGCGCTCGTTTTGCCGGCCGGGGGAACTACGATGCCAAGGGGCCGCGACGTTGGGCCATGTCCGTTTTGGCCAAAGTGATTTCATGGGTCGCGCACACTGAGCTGACGGATGTAACCAGTGGCTTCCGCGCGGCAAACCAACGGGCCTTGCACCAGTACATTGACCATTTCCCAGCGGAGTACCTTGGGGACACCATCGACTCCCTGGTTGTGGCCGTCAAGTCGGGATGCCGTGTCACCCAGGTGCCGGTTGAGATGAAGGTGCGTCAGGCGGGCACCCCAAGTACCAGCCCGTTGAAGTCCACGGTCTACCTTGCGCGGTCAGGGCTCGTCCTGTGCTTTGCGCTTGCCCGCCGGCGCACGCCCTCGGTCAATAGAATCCATACCCCCGAGCTGGGGGCCATTGCCGGCGAAAGCGGTACTGAATCATGA